From the Sulfurimonas sp. C5 genome, one window contains:
- a CDS encoding N-acyl homoserine lactonase family protein yields MTQVKKFWPILTGTHRYEKTLSTRGHGQGVIIDAPILAYLIETSNGRILYDVGCDYNKIVDEQKRKKFYEHEGFPFGPPQMTEEQRLPNRLAELGLVKEDVDVVFCGHLHFDHAGGVCEMCHAEVHVHKKELEAARVLADEAYFAEDLDCPINWKIYDKEYDLIEGVRAIETPGHTAGHMSMLIELPKGKPILLAGDAADLSENLEYEIAPGLCWQDNEAMAIESIQKLKDLARRTGAEIWPNHDMKYFESKNCFPKFLS; encoded by the coding sequence ATGACACAGGTAAAAAAATTTTGGCCAATCTTAACAGGAACTCATCGTTATGAGAAAACACTTTCTACTCGCGGACACGGTCAAGGTGTGATCATTGACGCACCGATATTGGCATATTTAATAGAAACATCAAATGGGCGTATTCTTTATGATGTAGGATGTGATTACAATAAGATCGTAGATGAGCAAAAACGCAAAAAGTTTTATGAGCATGAAGGTTTTCCTTTTGGCCCTCCTCAAATGACCGAAGAACAGCGTCTGCCAAACAGACTTGCTGAGCTTGGTCTTGTTAAAGAGGATGTAGATGTAGTTTTTTGCGGTCATCTGCATTTTGATCATGCAGGCGGAGTATGTGAAATGTGTCATGCGGAAGTCCATGTACATAAAAAAGAGCTTGAAGCTGCCAGAGTGTTAGCTGACGAAGCATATTTTGCAGAAGATTTGGATTGTCCGATCAACTGGAAAATCTATGACAAAGAGTATGATCTCATTGAAGGTGTCCGTGCTATCGAGACACCGGGACATACGGCAGGGCATATGTCTATGTTGATAGAATTACCAAAAGGAAAACCTATCTTGCTTGCAGGTGATGCGGCAGACTTGAGTGAAAATTTAGAATATGAGATAGCACCCGGATTGTGCTGGCAGGATAACGAGGCGATGGCTATAGAGAGCATCCAAAAACTCAAAGATTTGGCAAGACGCACCGGTGCAGAGATTTGGCCCAATCACGATATGAAATATTTTGAGTCAAAAAACTGTTTTCCAAAGTTTTTATCATAA
- a CDS encoding urea amidolyase associated protein UAAP2 has protein sequence MAKDISKAIYNEKIAAGVPWSYVVKKGQTLRIVDLEGCQAVDTLFYNANDHEERYSATDTVREQGSIFVTTGTKLISSDDNIMMEITEDTCGNHDTLGGHCSAESNTVRFGHDKKYMHSCRDNYLYEIGELEMDPRDLTNNINFFMNVPVEENGHLAIVDGISKPGDYVEMKAEMDTLVLVSNCPQLNNPCNAYNPTPIQMIIWDE, from the coding sequence ATGGCAAAAGATATTTCAAAAGCAATTTATAATGAAAAAATAGCGGCAGGCGTTCCTTGGTCTTATGTTGTTAAAAAAGGTCAGACACTTCGCATTGTCGATCTTGAAGGATGTCAAGCGGTAGATACTCTTTTTTATAATGCAAACGATCATGAAGAGCGTTATTCTGCTACAGATACGGTAAGAGAACAAGGTAGTATTTTTGTGACAACAGGAACAAAGCTTATCTCAAGTGATGATAACATTATGATGGAGATTACGGAAGATACATGTGGAAATCACGATACTTTAGGTGGTCACTGTAGTGCCGAGAGTAATACGGTTCGTTTCGGTCACGATAAAAAATATATGCACAGCTGTAGAGACAACTATCTTTACGAGATTGGTGAGTTGGAAATGGACCCTCGTGATCTTACAAACAACATCAACTTCTTTATGAATGTACCTGTTGAGGAAAACGGTCACTTGGCAATTGTTGACGGTATCTCAAAACCTGGTGATTATGTAGAGATGAAAGCGGAGATGGATACATTGGTACTTGTTTCAAACTGTCCACAGTTAAACAACCCGTGTAATGCATACAATCCTACACCTATTCAGATGATAATCTGGGACGAATAG
- a CDS encoding urea amidolyase associated protein UAAP1 — MITEHKNLKPETIVLDEVLPGGGKWSKIIKRGQKIRISTEDGLGSLSALFYNADNTAERFNSADTVKIQYNAFFEKGKVLYSELGHILFSITEDTTGGLMDAIAGMSNPRIVEKNFGEGTFGEIRNRYFKSDRENFLVELGKYGMGKRDVIPCMNFFRKVDVKEGSKLVLSEKRPKPGSYIELRAEMNVLLVLSNTPHVMESGEYNPSPVQLTIYNAEAMTSDDFCMHYTPQAKRGFENNARYFA; from the coding sequence ATGATAACTGAACATAAAAATTTAAAACCTGAAACTATTGTTTTGGATGAAGTTCTTCCAGGCGGAGGAAAATGGTCAAAGATCATTAAACGTGGTCAAAAAATACGTATAAGTACAGAAGATGGACTGGGTTCTCTTTCTGCACTTTTTTATAATGCAGACAATACGGCAGAGCGTTTTAATTCTGCAGATACTGTAAAGATTCAGTACAACGCTTTTTTCGAAAAAGGCAAAGTACTTTATTCGGAACTTGGTCATATCCTGTTTTCAATTACTGAAGATACGACAGGCGGGCTTATGGATGCAATCGCAGGGATGAGCAATCCGCGCATCGTTGAAAAGAACTTTGGAGAAGGAACATTCGGCGAAATCCGTAACCGTTATTTCAAAAGCGACAGGGAAAACTTCCTTGTAGAGCTTGGAAAATACGGTATGGGGAAACGTGATGTTATCCCTTGTATGAATTTTTTTAGAAAAGTGGATGTAAAAGAGGGAAGCAAGCTTGTTCTTTCAGAAAAACGCCCAAAACCTGGAAGTTATATAGAGCTTCGTGCAGAGATGAATGTACTTTTAGTTCTCTCAAATACTCCGCACGTAATGGAATCAGGTGAGTACAATCCAAGCCCGGTACAACTTACAATCTATAATGCAGAAGCTATGACGTCAGATGATTTTTGTATGCATTATACACCGCAAGCTAAACGCGGTTTTGAAAATAACGCAAGATATTTTGCATAA
- a CDS encoding ABC transporter ATP-binding protein codes for MSLITIKNLWKEYGDNVVLEKINLNIEEGEFCTLVGPSGCGKTTFLKMLLGQEAPTKGTFLLDGKPFPDEPSVERGIVFQRYSVFEHLSVIENVLLSMELQESKLFGRLFGKKRKEAKKIAMEMLEAVGLGDAADKYPSELSGGMQQRLSIAQSLVVKPKILLLDEPFGALDPGIRADMHTLILDLWRKNNLTVVMVTHDLHESFYLGSRLLVFDKVRYDEQAPNAYGACITYDIPLNSEKGNEKENKEILEKEINNYDN; via the coding sequence ATGAGTTTGATAACCATAAAAAATCTTTGGAAAGAGTATGGTGACAACGTTGTTCTGGAGAAGATTAATTTAAATATAGAAGAGGGTGAATTTTGTACCCTTGTAGGACCTTCAGGTTGTGGTAAAACAACTTTTTTGAAGATGCTTTTGGGTCAGGAAGCACCTACTAAAGGAACTTTTTTGCTTGATGGCAAACCTTTTCCCGATGAACCGAGTGTAGAAAGAGGAATTGTATTTCAGCGTTATTCCGTTTTTGAACATTTGAGTGTAATTGAAAATGTACTACTATCAATGGAATTACAAGAATCCAAATTGTTTGGAAGACTTTTTGGTAAAAAACGTAAAGAAGCAAAAAAGATAGCAATGGAGATGCTTGAAGCAGTAGGTTTAGGAGATGCAGCTGATAAATACCCGAGTGAACTCTCAGGCGGTATGCAGCAACGTCTCTCAATTGCACAGTCTTTGGTTGTAAAGCCGAAGATACTGCTGCTGGATGAGCCTTTTGGAGCTCTTGATCCAGGGATTCGTGCAGATATGCATACGCTTATTCTCGATCTTTGGAGAAAAAATAATTTGACGGTAGTTATGGTAACGCATGACTTGCATGAGAGTTTTTATCTTGGAAGCCGCTTGTTGGTCTTTGATAAAGTCCGTTACGATGAACAAGCACCTAATGCTTATGGTGCGTGCATTACCTATGATATCCCTTTAAATAGTGAAAAGGGAAATGAAAAAGAAAATAAAGAAATCTTGGAAAAGGAAATTAACAATTATGATAACTGA